Proteins from a single region of Leucoraja erinacea ecotype New England chromosome 25, Leri_hhj_1, whole genome shotgun sequence:
- the LOC129709479 gene encoding transmembrane protein 17B-like, producing MDPLPVMSLYSSLPHNIRQNLTSFSGTLFISNKTRDCEDRSYNIPAHETVSSLPLQMGLYFSAIFFPFWWVSELVMLHLKYSMLPGYYQLILLAAIIILTLTESVRLCLGYMGNLQEKLPELAGFWLLSFVIQLPVILFLLTDESIIITPLERGVHIIYFSLLVLELVVGFRALREMTNHLVKRFYLQQFHKSELFQRHQRSQETGIPFQIGPVFHV from the exons ATGGATCCTTTACCAGTTATGTCTCTATACTCTTCTCTGCCTCATAACATCAGACAGAATCTGACCAGCTTCAGCGGGACACTTTTTATCAGCAACAAAACGAGAGACTGTGAAGATCGATCCTACAATATCCCAG CTCATGAGACAGTGTCCAGCCTCCCTTTACAGATGGGATTGTACTTCAGTGCCATTTTCTTTCCATTCTGGTGGGTGTCAGAATTGGTCATGCTCCATCTCAAG TACAGCATGTTACCTGGATACTACCAATTGATACTGTTGGCTGCTATAATAATCCTCACACTGACTGAGAGTGTTCGGCTCTGTCTGGGCTACATGGGAAACTTACAAGAGAAG CTGCCAGAGTTAGCTGGATTTTGGCTGCTATCCTTTGTAATCCAGCTCCCCGTTATTCTGTTCCTTCTCACTGATGAATCCATCATCATCACTCCTCTGGAAAGGGGTGTTCATATCATCTACTTCAGCCTCCTGGTTCTCGAGTTGGTTGTGGGATTCCGCGCCCTCAGGGAAATGACCAACCACCTTGTGAAGCGCTTCTACCTGCAACAGTTTCACAAATCTGAGCTTTTTCAGCGGCATCAAAGAAGCCAAGAAACAGGCATTCCATTTCAGATCGGTCCAGTTTTCCATGTGTAA
- the LOC129709490 gene encoding acylphosphatase-1-like: MLPGPLLLQLFAAVSMTTVGLPGGRPHSLSGKRRLLRAGAMASGGEGRLLSVDYEVFGKVQGVFFRKHTQKEAKRLGLVGWVRNTERGTVEGRLQGAEQPVRTMQAWLRAKGSPRSRIDKAEFSNQRPADRRDYPDFQVVK; this comes from the coding sequence atgctgcctggaccgctgttactccagctctttgcggCTGTCTCTATGACGACGGTCGGGTTGCCAGGCGGACGCCCTCACTCACTCAGCGGGAAGCGGCGGTTGCTGAGGGCAGGAGCGATGGCGTCGGGCGGTGAGGGCCGGCTACTCTCGGTGGATTACGAGGTGTTCGGGAAAGTGCAGGGAGTCTTCTTCCGAAAACATACGCAGAAGGAGGCGAAGCGgctgggcctggtgggctgggtgCGGAACACGGAGCGAGGGACGGTGGAGGGGCGGCTGCAGGGCGCCGAGCAGCCGGTGCGGACCATGCAGGCCTGGCTCCGAGCCAAGGGCAGCCCCCGGTCTCGCATTGACAAGGCCGAGTTCAGCAACCAGCGGCCGGCCGATCGCCGCGATTACCCGGACTTCCAGGTCGTCAAATGA